A single genomic interval of Musa acuminata AAA Group cultivar baxijiao chromosome BXJ3-4, Cavendish_Baxijiao_AAA, whole genome shotgun sequence harbors:
- the LOC103981286 gene encoding large ribosomal subunit protein uL30y translates to MATEEAKAVVPESVLKKRKREEQWAVAKKQAVDAKKKKDRENRKLIFTRAQQYAKEYESQEKELIRLKREARMKGGFYVSPEAKLLFIIRIRGINAMHPKTRKILQLLRLRQIFNGVFLKVNKATMNMLQRVEPYVTYGYPNLKSVRELIYKRGYGKLNKQRIPLTDNAIIEQGLGKHGIICMEDLVHEIMTVGTHFKEANNFLWPFKLKAPLGGLKKKRRHYVEGGDAGNREDYINELIRRMN, encoded by the exons ATGGCGACGGAGGAAGCGAAGGCGGTGGTCCCGGAGTCGGTGTTGAAGAAGCGGAAGAGGGAGGAACAGTGGGCGGTGGCGAAGAAGCAGGCGGTCgatgcgaagaagaagaaggaccgCGAGAACCGGAAGCTAATCTTCACCAGGGCGCAACAATATGCCAAGGAGTACGAGTCGCAG GAGAAGGAGCTGATACGATTGAAGAGGGAGGCGAGGATGAAGGGAGGATTTTACGTTAGCCCCGAGGCCAAGCTGCTCTTCATCATCCGCATACGAGG TATCAATGCGATGCACCCTAAAACACGAAAAATCTTGCAGCTCCTTCGACTCAGACAG ATATTCAATGGTGTATTTCTGAAAGTGAACAAGGCCACCATGAACATGTTGCAGAGGGTGGAGCCTTATGTCACATATGG GTATCCCAATCTCAAGAGCGTTAGGGAGTTGATTTATAAGAGGGGATATGGAAAGTTGAACAAACAGAGAATTCCCTTGACAGACAATGCAATCATCGAGCAG GGTTTGGGGAAACATGGTATTATCTGCATGGAAGATCTTGTGCATGAAATCATGACTGTTGGTACACACTTTAAGGAGGCAAACAATTTCCTCTGGCCTTTCAAGTTGAAGGCACCACTTGGTGgcctgaaaaagaaaagaaggcacTATGTTGAGGGAGGAGATGCTGGAAACCGTGAGGATTACATCAATGAGCTCATCAGAAGGATGAACTAA
- the LOC135635026 gene encoding uncharacterized protein LOC135635026: protein MCVVFLCREEEEVLGTHKAPGSCPYCGGAVMATYVESAWRLCFLPLCHKIKRKFSCTRCSRRLVAYP from the coding sequence ATGTGCGTGGTGTTCCTGtgcagggaggaggaggaggtgttgGGCACGCACAAGGCGCCGGGGAGCTGCCCCTACTGCGGCGGTGCGGTGATGGCCACCTACGTTGAGAGCGCGTGGAGGCTCTGCTTCCTCCCCCTCTGCCACAAGATCAAGCGCAAGTTCTCCTGCACCCGCTGCTCCCGCCGCCTCGTCGCCTACCCGTAG